The genomic interval acccacagccttgacAGATGCTCAAACAAGCGTGATCATTTTCCATTACAAGTATTTTATtctctatagagtgcactacacTCTTAAAAAAAAGGGTTCAAAACGGTTTATTTGTCtgaccccataggagaaccctttttggttccatgtagaatcctctgTGAAAAGGCTTCAATTTTGAACTCAAAAgatttctacatggaaccaaaaagggttcttctgtcTTGTGGGGACAGCctaagaacccttttggattctAGATAGcatttttttttctaagagtgtactttgtacactatatagggaatagggatccaTTTGGGATCACAAGCAATATGTGCCAACTGGAGTAGCCCCTTTtcactcattccacggagggccgtgTGTCTGACGGTTTTCTCTCCTCCCTTGtatttgattgatgaattaaggtcactcaTTAGTAAGGaaatcccctcacctggttgtctttagtcttaattgaaaggaactAAAACCAGTATAGACTAGGTCCTCCATGGAATGAATTTGATCGCCCTCTTGTGGCATGCCATAGTATTTGAATCTTTACAGTTTGTTTCCAACTTCCTGTTTCTCCACCTGCTACAGGTACGCTGTGGTCACCTACGGTTCCAAGTCCCATAAGACCAATGTGATTTATTCCAACAATCCTGTCTGGAATGCTACCTTTGACATGGGTCCCTTTGACAAAGACCTGAGACTAAAGGTGGTTGTCTGGGATGAAGATATTATGAATGAAAATGACAACCTGTTGCACTGTACCGTCGACCTCGAGCAGGGAACACACGGACACTGGTGTAACAAAAGCAGGGAGGGCTTTTATTTCCTGTACACCCTCACCTGTGACACTCACCTGACTGGGGACAAGTGTGAAAAATACAAACCTTCCACCCCCACAAAACACAAACCTTCCACCCCCACAGTACACAAACCTTCCACCCCCACAGTACACAAACCTTCCACCCCCACAGTACACAAACCTTCCACCCCCACAGTACACAAACCTTCCACCCCCACAGTACACAAACCTTCCACCCCCACAACACGCAAACCTTCCACTCCCACAACACACAAACCTTCCACCCCCACAGTACACAAACCTTCCACCACCAAAACACACAAACCTGCCACCCCCACAACACACAAACCTTCCACCCCCACAGTACACAAACCTTCCACCCCCACAGTACACAAACCTTCCACCCCCACAGCACACAAACCTTCCACCCCCACAGTACACAAACCTTCCACCCCCACAGTACACAAACCTTCCACCCCCACAACACACAAACCTTCCACCCCCACAACACACAAACCTTCCACCCCCACAGTACACAAACCTTCCACCCCCACAGTACACAAACCTTCCACCCCCACAGCACACAAACCTTCCACCCCCACAACACACAAACCTTCCACCCCCACAGGACACGAACCTTCCACCCCCACAGCACACAAATCTTCCACCCCCACAGGACACGAACCTTCCACCCCCACAGCACACAAATCTTCCACCCCCACAGTACACAGACCTTCCACCCCCACAACACACAGACCTTCCACCCCCACAACACACAAACCTTCCACTCCCACAACACACAAACCTTCCACCCCCACAGTACACAAACCTTCCACCCCCACAACACACAAACCTTCCACCCCCACAGCACACAAACCTTCCACCCCCACAGTACACAAACCTTCCACCCCCACAGTACACAAACCTTCCACCCCCACAGTACACAAACCTTCCACCCCCACAGCACACAAACCTTCCCCCCTCACAGTACACAAACCTTCCACCCCCACAGCACACAAACCTTCCACCCCCACAGCACACAAACCTTCCACCCCCACAGTACACAAACCTTCCACCCCCACAGTACACAAACCTTCCACCCCCACAGTACACAAACCTTCCACCCCCACAGTACACAAACCTTCCACCCCCACAGtacactctactccactctacagTAAGAGTGTGCATCTCTTTTCTACCTTTTCTGTCCAGAGTTCAGCACTCCTATACCTATGGTTCTTTTACATCTCTGTATAATGTACCCCTCACAACACACTGGAGTAAATTCATTCCAGGCAGTGGGTGTGTTGCCTGTACAGCTCACCAGGAACCACGTTGACAACAAGGGGAATCATTAGAATATGTTTTCCCCTGGGTGGTACTCGGTGCATCTTTCTCCCCCCCAGACCTAAACAAATGACATTTTACCTTAAATTTACATGGCGGCTGTCAAACAAttaaaatactgtatgtgtaaATATGAAAATTGATAGAGTTACTCTATAGCCACTGCTTTTAACAATTTCTTTATTCAGTCTGGACTAGATGTGGGGCAAAAGTTGACAGTGAGCGAGTTATTTAACACCCAATGCGAAGACTCACTCAAAATGTTTGATATGATTCTACTGGAGGTGAAAGTTTGAAAACCTCTAAAGTCAAAGATGTCTATGGTTTTGATAATGTGttctttattaaaacacataATGATATTTAAACATCACCAATAACACATCAAATGAATCTATCCATAAACCAAGGTATCATCCCAAGGGACTGGAAGTCAGCTGCTGTTACCACCATGTTCAAGTCTGGAGATTGTTTTAAGGTCAATAATTATAGACCTAGAAGTATTTCACCAATTGTTTCAAAGGCTGCAGAGAGAGGGTAGTTGCTGAGCAATTGACTGGTCCCTTGAATACTAGTGATTTCTCATTGTAACCCATGCAATTCGGCTTCAGAGTTGGTCTTTTTGGAGAAGGTTTAAATACAAATGTGTCAAAGGTGAAGTGGTAGGagctgtgttttatatattttctaaAAGCATTTGACACTGTAAATCACAGAATAATACTCTCTAATCTAGCAAAGTTAAATTTCTCCCCCAATGCTTTAAAATGGATGGATTAGTTCATCTTactgttaggaattttgttaataaataattaaaacaatttctagctttagataaaactataactaattgaactctgcacgcctagtgaaaagagatttgtgttgtgggttataaaataagcagaaagggtcgttaaactatggttgaactgacccaacttagccctgagatgtttagttaaggcagtgagtaactttttaggtcttccattatcttgagttgtctgctaaagtggtaataaattatagtgagccttcaggagaatagattatattgtgtgtcatgtgtgtgcgctgggaagttggaatgaacttttgaacctgttttataTTGGTCAGGACGAGGAGAattattctgtaacctatgatgtcatatcttgtatataaactGTTGTTTATGTACAAATGgtagcgtgctccgagaataaatactattatctaattttaataagactgtatcctgtctattttatgttaataagtatcttacaaattcttataaatagacagattgaatttaattaatgagtacattagaggaattatttaattcccTCAACACTTACAGAATACAGTGTTTGAATCAAGCAGAAAGTGTAATTGTCTGGCAACTGCACAATGGGGTCCCACAAGGATCCGTTTTAGGGCCTTTACACTTTagcttatacagtggggagaagaagtatttgtgTTACTAATGggtctttgagactgtggtcccagctctcttcaggtcattgaccaggtcctgccgtgtagttctgggcagATGATAgttcttcctcatgatcattgatgccccacgaggtgagatcttgcatggagccccagaccgatgGTGATTgatcgtcatcttgaacttcttccattttctaataattgcgccaacagttgttgccttctcaccaagctgcttgcctattgtcctgtagcccatcccagccttgtgcaggtctacaattgtatccctgatgtccttacacagctctctggtcgtggccattgtggagaggttggagtctgtttgattgagtgtgtggacaggtgtcttttatacaggtaacgagttcaaacaggtgcagttaatacaggtaatgagtggagaacaggagggcttctaaaagaaaaactaacaggtctgtgagaaccGGAAtttttactggttggtaggtgatcaaatacttatgtcatgcaataaaatgcaaattaattacttaaaaatcatacaatgtgattttctggatttttgttttagattccgtctctcacagttgaagtgtacctatgagaaAAATGAcatacctctacatgctttgtaaataggaaaacctgaaaaatcgtcagtgtgtcaaatacttgttctcccactgtatatacaggacATGCTTCATGTGTCACGGTGTTGATATATAATATGCTGATGATATTGTTATATACACATGCCGCAAGTGAATAATAATATCTGCCCAGGGACTACAGATAGACAGTTGTCTCAATCTGGCATATTTACAGAACTGTTCATTGATGTGTATTGTCCctgttaaataaatatattaatCAAACGACTGTAGTTGTTGTGTTGTACTCTCTGACTGTAGGGTTGtgctgcagtaactcagtctgtcctgtagatggcagcactgctacagctgcagtaactcagtctgtcctgtagatggcagcactgctacagctgcagtaactcagtctgtcctatagatggcagcactgctacagctgcagtaactcagtctgtcctataGGTGGCAGCACTGCTgcagctgcagtaactcagtaTTTCCTAtagatggcagcactgctacagctgcagtaactcagtctgtcctatagatggcagcactgctacagctgcagtaactcagtctgtcctataGGTGGCAGCACTGCTgcagctgcagtaactcagtaTGTCCTATAGGtggcagcactgctacagctgcagtaacaCAGTCTGTCCTATAGGTGgcaacactgctacagctgcagtaactcagtctgtcctataggtggcagcactgctacagctgcagtaactcagtctgtcctataggtggcaacactgctacagctgcagtaactccTACTGTCCTATAAATGGCAGCACAGCTACAactgcagtaactcagtctgtcctataGGTGGCAGCACAGCTACAactgcagtaactcagtctgtcctatagatggcagcactgctacagctgcagtaactcagtctgtcctataggtggcaacactgctacagctgcattaactcagtctgtcctataggtggcaacactgctacagctgcaataactcagtctgtcctataggtggcagcactgctacagctgcagtaactccTACTGTCCTATAAatggcagcactgctacagctgcagtaactcagtctgtcctgtagatggcatcactgctacagctgcagtaactcagtctgtcctataggtggcaacactgctacagctgcagtaactcagtctgtcctataggtggcaacactgctacagctgcagtaactcagtctgtcctataggtggcagcactgctacagctgcagtaactcagtaTGTCCTATAGGTGgcaacactgctacagctgcagtaactcagtaTGTCCTATAGGTGgcaacactgctacagctgcagtaactcagtctgtcctataggtggcagcactgctacagctgcagtaactcagtctgtcctataggtggcagcactgctacagctgcagtaactcagtctgtcctgaAGATGAcagcactgctacagctgcagtaactcagtctgtcctataggtggcagcactgctacagctgcagtaactcagtctgtcctgtagatggcagcactgctacagctgcagtaactcagtctgtcctgaAGATGAcagcactgctacagctgcagtaactcagtctgtcctataggtggcagcactgctacagctgcagtaactcagtctgtcctgtagatggcagcactgctacagctgcagtaactcagtctgtcctgaAGATGAcagcactgctacagctgcagtaactcagtctgtcctataggtggcagcactgctacagctgcagtaactcagtctgtcctgtagatggcagcactgctacagctgcagtaactcagtctgtcctgtagatgacaccactgctacagctgcagtaactcagtctgtcctgtagatggcagcactgctacagctgcagtaactcagtctgtcctgtagatggcagcactgctacagctgcagtaactcagtctgtcctgtagatggcagcactgctacagctgcagtaactcagtctgtcctgaAGATGAcagcactgctacagctgcagtaactcagtctgtcctataggtggcagcactgctacagctgcagtaactcagtctgtcctgtagatggcagcactgctacagctgcagtaactcagtctgtcctgaAGATGAcagcactgctacagctgcagtaactcagtctgtcctataggtggcagcactgctacagctgcagtaactcagtctgtcctgtagatggcagcactgctacagctgcagtaactcagtctgtcctgtagatgacaccactgctacagctgcagtaactcagtctgtcctgtagatggcagcactgctacagctgcagtaactcagtctgtcctgtagatggcagcactgctacagctgcagtaactcagtctgtcctgtagatgacaccactgctacagctgcagtaactcagtctgtcctgtagatggcagcactgctacagctgcagtaactcagtctgtcctgtagatggcagcactgctacagctgcagtaactcagtctgtcctgtagatggcagcactgctacagctgcagtaactcagtctgtcctgtagatgacagcactgctacagctgcagtaactcagtctgtcctgtagatggcagcactgctaGAGAGATACATACTATTGTATGGCATCCATCAGCCACAGATCTAGGAGCAGTTTAACCTAGACACATCATAACAcgaagaggggaggagaaagagtttgggaaagagagaggaacaggaggaagagagagggaggaagagagggggaagaagagaggaaggaacagaaggagacagggggaagaagagagagagatggaggaagagcagGATAcagggggaagaagagagagagagggaggaagagcaggagtcagggggaagaagagagagagagggaggatgaaaggaggatAGATGCACCATCAGCTTGAATCTACTAAGAGGCACTTAATTAGACCTGTTCATCTCCCTCTATTAAGAGGACTCTTATTTTGTAAACTTGTCTGTACTTTTATTTTGTTTGGTGTCTGTCTGAGGCTTTCGCTGCGGGTGGTTTCGAGGTACACGTGGGGTGCGTTTAGCTCAATAAATGTTGCATGACAGTTTATATTGAACCACCCATTTCCCCTAAATGCTGTGCAATGGCCTTTGAGATACAGTATGTTTGCTCCAGTTGTgtgggtggt from Salvelinus alpinus chromosome 2, SLU_Salpinus.1, whole genome shotgun sequence carries:
- the LOC139541891 gene encoding perforin-1-like, producing the protein MTFPAPPLFSLPLLLLLSQLDSSLTCRTASQSECDSAPFVPGHNLAGEGFDVVTLKRKGAYLIDLKTYLSPSNTCTLCSNPLQGDKLQRIPLSVVDWRPYSHCTEDISSRSHASVSNLAQSTTNEISTTWKEGLSNEAKVSVSVPVGPVSVEKDVGASIEMGSQSDVAIFATTKTKEDRHSFFSQNLRCRHYSLRTPNTPTLSDEFRKDIDRLGSLSKTSKAQYRRLIDTYGTHYIRQVDLGGRLTMTTAIHTCQASHSGLSTNQVESCLSRGFQVNIGISVSSSDERCSKVLDNRDSKTSYSSSFLSHHTRVVGGSGWPGELSLNRNDSVGFRSWMRTLKNFPDVIYYFLTPLHLLIPNTAVQQGVKEAVQDYLKENTLPDSTGELSCGDRYSNLDSNCCLRNVSQGRLVVTVVRAWELYGDYYWIAGDTDGYAVVTYGSKSHKTNVIYSNNPVWNATFDMGPFDKDLRLKVVVWDEDIMNENDNLLHCTVDLEQGTHGHWCNKSREGFYFLYTLTCDTHLTGDKCEKYKPSTPTKHKPSTPTVHKPSTPTVHKPSTPTVHKPSTPTVHKPSTPTVHKPSTPTTRKPSTPTTHKPSTPTVHKPSTTKTHKPATPTTHKPSTPTVHKPSTPTVHKPSTPTAHKPSTPTVHKPSTPTVHKPSTPTTHKPSTPTTHKPSTPTVHKPSTPTVHKPSTPTAHKPSTPTTHKPSTPTGHEPSTPTAHKSSTPTGHEPSTPTAHKSSTPTVHRPSTPTTHRPSTPTTHKPSTPTTHKPSTPTVHKPSTPTTHKPSTPTAHKPSTPTVHKPSTPTVHKPSTPTVHKPSTPTAHKPSPLTVHKPSTPTAHKPSTPTAHKPSTPTVHKPSTPTVHKPSTPTVHKPSTPTVHKPSTPTT